A DNA window from Arachis hypogaea cultivar Tifrunner chromosome 18, arahy.Tifrunner.gnm2.J5K5, whole genome shotgun sequence contains the following coding sequences:
- the LOC112772821 gene encoding trafficking protein particle complex II-specific subunit 130 homolog isoform X3: protein MAKKVYAKLEVEFNTKKRERCCKYDIHSPESNFWEDLESKIMECIRNTLDKRVQFYEEEIRKLSEQRLMPVWNFCNFFILKESLAFMFEMAHLHDDALREYDELELCYIETVNNTGKQRDFGGADHGDDQAALLNPGNKALTQIVQDDSFREFEFRQYLFACQSKLLLKLNRLFEVASRGYSFIISFSKSLALHERILPFCMRETWVVTACLALIDAILSNYNDGLMAPDIEKRFFHLLGDLYSLARVKFMRLAYLIGYGTEIERSPVNSAALSLLSWPKPAVWPSVPADASAEVLEKEKVILQTTSRTKPFGIQRKPLPLEPTVLLREANRRRASLSAGNAFETFDGRQGITEGSGFDASTRMSPSQKVPPSSIPRTNSSPGNFDGSIDRPMRLAEIFVAAEHALKKTISSQELLKSLSSSEEFEQKYLELTKGAADNYHRSLWKRHGVVLDGEIAAVSFKHGHFDQAAKSYEKVCALYSGEGWQDLLAEVLPNLAECQKILNDQAGYLLSCVRLLSLDEGLFLNEERQAFQSELVRLAHSELKDPVPLDVSSLITFSGNPGPPLELCDRDPGTLSVTVWSGFPDDITLDSINLTIVPTSSADEGAKALQSSTPNVLHPGRNTITLDLPPQKPGSYVLGVLTGQIGQLRFRSHSFSKIGPADTDDFMSYEKPAKPILKVLRPRALVDLDAAVSSPLLTNERQWIGILVRPINYSLKGAVLYIDTGPGLEIDDSHVIEMETYADVSENDDNKVQKDGAQIDSLNYEKKVERLTLHNGKIEFPNWASDTPSIIWVLVRAMSDMLSRGSSSVTTRRESIVDAMRTIALNLEFGVYHNQIFERTLAVHFTYPFYVTTRVTDKCNDGTLLLQVILHSEVKATLTIYDAWLDLQHGFIHNGQTEGRPSSSLFPLVISPTSKAGILFSICLGKTNGEEDRKQQESILNIKYGISGDRTIGAHPPVMDESTKVDDARQELIFKNAITLQRPVLDPCLAVGFLPLPSDGLRVGQLVKMQWRVERLKDLDEKEVPEQNDEVLYEVKANSGNWMIAGRKRGHVSLSPKQGARIIISVLCMPLVAGYVRPPHLGLPDVDEADVSCKPAGPHLVCVLPPALSSSFCIPVNS, encoded by the exons ATGGCAAAAAAAGTATATGCCAAACTTGAAGTTGAGTTTAACACCAAAAAAAGAGAAAG ATGCTGCAAGTATGATATACATTcgcctgaatcaaatttttgggAAGATCTAGAATCAAAGATAATGGAGTGCATCAGAAATACACTGGATAAGCGTGTACAATTTTATGAGGAAGAGATAAGAAAGCTCAGCGAACAGCGGCTCATGCCAGTCTGGAACTTCTGTAATTTTTTCATTTTGAAG GAAAGCTTGGCGTTTATGTTTGAAATGGCACACCTCCATGATGATGCCTTACGGGAGTATGATGAACTTGAACTCTGCTATATTGAAACAG TTAACAACACTGGAAAGCAAAGAGACTTTGGAGGGGCAGACCATGGTGACGATCAAGCAGCATTGCTTAATCCAGGAAACAAAGCTTTGACGCAGATTGTTCAAGATGACTCATTCAGGGAGTTTGAATTTCGACAGTATCTATTTGCCTGTCAATCAAAG CTCTTACTCAAGCTAAATCGTCTATTTGAGGTTGCATCAAGAGGTTATTCGTTCATAATAAGCTTCTCAAAATCTTTGGCACTGCATGAG CGTATTCTGCCCTTTTGCATGCGTGAAACCTGGGTGGTAACTGCTTGCTTGGCTTTAATTGACGCAATACTTTCTAATTATAATGATGGACTCATGGCACCTGACATAGAGAAAAGGTTCTTTCATCTTCTAGGTGACCTATATTCGCTAGCAAGAGTGAAG TTCATGAGGCTTGCCTATTTAATTGGATATGGAACTGAAATTGAAAGAAGTCCTGTCAACAG TGCTGCTCTCAGCTTGCTATCTTGGCCTAAGCCAGCAGTTTGGCCTTCAGTTCCTGCAGATGCCTCAGCAGAGGTGCTTGAGAAAGAAAAG GTGATTCTTCAAACTACGTCTAGAACCAAGCCTTTTGGTATCCAGAGGAAGCCCCTGCCTCTTGAACCTACTGTGCTGCTGCGAGAGGCCAACAGGCGGAGGGCTTCACTTTCAGCTGGAAATGCATTTGAAACATTTGATGGTCGCCAGGGTATAACCGAAGG ATCAGGTTTTGATGCATCCACAAGGATGTCGCCATCACAGAAAGTACCTCCAAGTTCCATACCGCGCACTAATTCTTCACCTGGAAACTTTGATGGCTCAATTGACCGGCCTATGAGGCTTGCTGAGATTTTTGTTGCTGCTGAGCATGCTTTGAAGAAAACAATTTCCAGCCAAGAACTGTTgaaatcattatcatcatctgAGGAATTTGAG CAAAAATATTTGGAGCTAACTAAAGGTGCTGCTGACAATTATCATCGTTCCTTGTGGAAAAGACATGGAGTTGTCCTTGATGGTGAGATAGCAGCTGTCTCCTTTAAGCATGGGCATTTTGATCAAGCTGCAAAGTCATATGAGAAGGTTTGTGCACTTTATTCCGGTGAAGGATGGCAGGACTTGTTGGCTGAGGTCCTCCCTAATTTAGCCGAGTGTCAGAAGATACTCAATGATCAAGCTGGTTACTTACTATCTTGTGTGAGGTTACTCTCTCTTGATGAAGGATTGTTTTTGAACGAAGAGCGTCAAGCTTTCCAGTCAGAACTTGTTCGTCTTGCCCACAGTGAATTGAAAGACCCTGTACCTCTAGATGTATCATCATTAATAACATTTTCTGGAAATCCTGGACCACCATTGGAGTTATGTGATAGGGATCCTGGTACCCTTTCTGTTACTGTTTGGAGTGGTTTTCCAGATGATATAACTCTTGATTCAATTAATCTTACGATAGTGCCAACATCTAGTGCTGATGAAGGTGCAAAG gcATTGCAGAGTTCTACACCTAATGTCTTACATCCTGGTCGGAATACTATTACCTTGGATCTGCCACCCCAGAAACCAGGATCTTATGTTCTTGGAGTTCTTACTGGGCAGATTGGGCAGTTGAGGTTTAGATCTCatagtttttcaaaaataggtCCTGCAGATACTGATGATTTCATGAGTTACGAAAAGCCGGCTAAACCTATTTTGAAG GTGTTAAGGCCTAGAGCTCTGGTTGATCTTGATGCTGCTGTTTCCTCACCTTTGTTAACAAATGAACGTCAGTGGATTGGTATTTTAGTTCGACCGATAAATTATTCCCTCAAAGGTGCTGTCTTGTATATTGATACTGGCCCAGGGTTGGAGATTGATGACTCGCATGTCATTGAGATGGAAACCTATGCTGATGTATCAGAAAATGATGACAACAAGGTGCAGAAAGACGGTGCTCAGATAGACTCTTTAAATTATGAGAAGAAGGTTGAACGCTTGACTCTTCATAATGGAAAAATTGAGTTTCCAAATTGGGCAAGTGACACTCCTTCTATTATCTGGGTTCTGGTTCGAGCCATGAGTGACATGCTCAGCAGAGGATCATCATCAG TTACAACTAGGAGAGAGAGCATTGTAGATGCCATGAGAACAATTGCTCTGAACCTTGAATTTGGAGTATACCACAATCAGATATTCGAAAG GACCCTGGCAGTTCATTTTACATATCCTTTCTATGTGACGACACGTGTAACCGATAAATGCAATGATGGTACATTGCTTTTGCAG GTTATACTTCACTCTGAAGTAAAGGCTACACTGACCATATATGATGCTTGGCTTGATCTTCAACATGGATTTATTCATAATGGTCAAACTGAGGGTAGACCTAGTTCAAGCCTCTTCCCACTAGTCATATCTCCTACTTCCAAAGCAGGAATTTTGTTTAGTATCTGCCTTGGCAAGACAAATGGAGAAG aagacagaaagcagcAAGAAAGCATATTAAATATCAAATATGGAATTTCTGGTGATAGAACAATTGGAGCCCACCCTCCTGTCATGGATGAATCTACTAAAGTTGATGATGCCAGACAGGAGTTGATCTTCAAGAATGCAATTACTTTGCAAAGGCCTGTGCTTGATCCATGCTTAGCTGTTGGTTTTCTTCCTCTCCCTTCAGATGGTCTAAGAGTTGGGCAACTAGTTAAGATGCAATGGAGGGTGGAAAGGTTAAAGGATTTGGATGAGAAAGAAGTTCCTGAACAGAAT GATGAGGTTCTATACGAGGTAAAAGCGAATTCTGGAAATTGGATGATAGCTGGGAGGAAACGAGGGCATGTGTCGCTCTCCCCAAAACAAG GTGCAAGGATAATTATCTCAGTATTATGCATGCCACTGGTGGCTGGCTATGTTCGCCCGCCTCACCTTGGGCTACCAGACGTTGATGAAGCAGATGTAAGCTGCAAACCTGCTGGGCCGCATCTGGTTTGCGTTTTGCCCCCAGCTCTGAGCTCATCCTTCTGCATTCCAGTCAATTCATGA